The Kribbella sp. HUAS MG21 genome includes the window TCGTGCACGACGGCCAGGACGTCCTGCAGCGGCTCGTCACCCAGGTGAACGCCCCGGTCCGCTGGGACCTGTGCATGCAGACGATGTCCGACCTGGAGGTGACCGGCATCCTGGAGCTGCCCCCGGCGGGCACGCTGACCGGGATCGCGCGCCGGGCGCTGAAGGGCGTCGAGACGTTCGCGCTGAAGACCCCGGACCAGCTCGACGACGCCCGCGCGTTCGTCGAGAAGCACGGCAGCCCGTCGGAGATCGACGCCGCGCCGACGTGGCGGCTGCTGGTGGCCCCGATCAAGGGCACCTTCACCCGCGCCGGCCGGCCCGGCCGCGAGTCCGGTGACACCGTCGAGGCCGGCGAGGTCGTGGCCAAGGTCGCCAGCCTGCGGGACGAGGTCGAGGTGACCGCGCCGCACGGCGGCACGGTCGTCGAGTGGCTCGCCGAGGAAGGCGACCCGGTAGCCCCCGGCCAGCCCCTCCTGCGCCTGCACCCCGTAGGGAGCCCGTCATGATCACCGCGTCGACCGGAGCGCAGTACGCCGGGATTCTCGGGATCGGGTCCTACCGGCCGCGGCGCGTGGTACCGAATGTGGAGATTCTCGAGCAGATCGACTCCAGCGACGAGTGGATCCAGACCCGGTCCGGGATCAAGGAGCGGCGCTGGGCCGAGGCCGACGAGACCGTGCTGATGATGTCGGTGCAGGCCGCCAAGGACGCGATCGCGGAGTCCGGCGTCGACCCGGCCGAGATCGGCTGCGTGATCGTCGCGACCGTCACGCACCTGTACCAGACGCCCGCGATCGCGACCCAGATCGCCGTCGAGGTGGGCGCCACGACCGCGGCGGCGTTCGACATCTCGGCCGCCTGCGCGGGGTTCTGCTACGGCGTCGCGATGGCGAACGACCTGGTCCGCGGCGGCAGCGCGAAGTACGTGCTCGCGATCGGCGTCGAGCGGCTGAGCGACATCACCGACCGCACGGACCGCAGTACGGCGTTCATCTTCGCCGACGGCGCCGGCGCCGCGGTCGTCGGACCGGCCGACGAGCCGGGGATCGGCCCGGTGGTGTGGGGCTCCGACGGTACGCAGCACCAGGTGATCAGCCAGAAGGAGTCCTGGCAGGAGGTGTTCGGCAGCTACAACTGGCCGCACCTCACGATGGACGGCAACCCGGTGTTCCGCTGGGCGTCGTACGAGATGGCCAAGACCGCGCAGCAGGCGCTGGACGTGGCCGGTGTGAAGGCGGAGCAGCTCGACCTGTTCGTGCCGCACCAGGCGAACATGCGGATCACCGACGCGATGCGCCGCGCGCTGAAGCTGCCCGAGCACGTCAAGATCGCCCGCGACATCGAGCGCCAGGGCAACACCTCGGCCGCGTCGATCCCGCTCGCGATCACCGCGAT containing:
- a CDS encoding beta-ketoacyl-ACP synthase III; its protein translation is MITASTGAQYAGILGIGSYRPRRVVPNVEILEQIDSSDEWIQTRSGIKERRWAEADETVLMMSVQAAKDAIAESGVDPAEIGCVIVATVTHLYQTPAIATQIAVEVGATTAAAFDISAACAGFCYGVAMANDLVRGGSAKYVLAIGVERLSDITDRTDRSTAFIFADGAGAAVVGPADEPGIGPVVWGSDGTQHQVISQKESWQEVFGSYNWPHLTMDGNPVFRWASYEMAKTAQQALDVAGVKAEQLDLFVPHQANMRITDAMRRALKLPEHVKIARDIERQGNTSAASIPLAITAMRENGEAKSGDLALIIGFGAGLVYAAQVVRLP